A window of Sodalis praecaptivus genomic DNA:
GGTAGCGTGTTGGGCGGTTGGGCGGCGTCGACGTTTATCGCCCGGGGCTGGTCGGTGAGCCGCGCTCGCCAAACGACGATGCTGGGGCTTGCGGTGCTGGTCATGCCGCTAATGACGGCGCCGTGGATTGATAATATGTGGATCATTGTCGGATTGCTGAGCTTGACCGTGGCGGCGCATCAGGGCTGGTCGGCCAATATGTTTACCCTGGCGTCCGATATGTTTCCCAAACGGGTCGTGGCGTCGGTCGTGGGCATTGGCGGTATGGCGAGCGGCTTGACCTCAGCGCTGTTTCCGTTTGTGGTCGGCGCGGTGCTCGATCATTTTAAGGTGTTGGGCAAAATCGGTTTGGGCTACAACGTTCTGTTTATCATCTGCGGCTTCACCTATATCGCGGCATGGTTATGCATGCGCCTTATCTATCCGTCGCAGCAGAAAGTGCCCCTCACCCAGACCGCCGTCCAGGACGTCCAAACGACGCCGCGTGCCAGCTAATTCTCGAGAAAAGCCTCATGAGGTAATGACCAAGTTATAAAAATGTTATGTTGATCACCACTTACTTACTAGTAAGTAAGTATAACTACTTACGCGCTACCCCGCGCTCAACACGATGAGGACACATTATGAGCGATAATATCGCTTTATACCGGCATGGGGCCGTGGCTGAAGTGGTGATCAATCGGCCGGAGAAAATGAACGCCATGACGCCGGAAATGAGTGAAGCCCTGGCGTTGCTGTTTACCCGGCTCAATGAAGAGGACGCGGTGCATGTCATCCTGCTGAGAGGCGAAGGCGAACGGGCCTTCAGCGCCGGCAGCGATTTGCGAACGCTCTCCAGCTATCATTCAGCCATGGATTTCCGCCAACGCACCGATTACGGCACGACCGTGCGCCGCGCGCGCAAGCCGGTAGTGGCGGCGCTTAAAGGCTGGGTGCTGGGCGGCGGCCTGGAAATGATGCTGGCGGCGGACATCCGCGTGGCGGGCCATAGCGCCAAATTCGGCGCGCCGGAGGTGGTGCGCGGCTGGGTGGGCGGCGGCGGCGCCTCGCAATTACTGCCGCGGCTGGTGGGCTATGGTCAGGCGATGCGGTTATTGTTAAGCGGCGACAACATCGACGCACAGGAGGCCTGGCGCATTGGCTTGGTGGAATACCTGGTGGCGGATAATGAGGTCAACGACACCGCCTTGTCTTTATGCCAGCGATTGGCTGAACATCATCCGTTAGCGGTCCAGGCCGTCAAGAGTGCCGTTCGCGCCTCGTTATCCATGCCGCTGGAAGCCGGCATGCAATATGAGAACGAATTGACCACCTTATGCTTTGCCGTCGGCAATTACCAACAAGGCGCCCAGAGGTTTAGCCAACAACGATCGTGACACACCCGGCGCAGGCTGGCGTTGCCTTTCAAAGGACACCACGCCCGCAATATCAGATCTTCGCCGGCCGCCCCGCGGCGGCAATAAGATCCCATAAGGCTAAACGCTCTTCTTATTATGTTGTGAGGAAGAACTTCACGTCCTGTGTGCAGGAGAACGTTCGATGAACCCGATATCGCAGCAACCCGAAAAAATCGATAACAATGTCAAACGCGCCATTTTTGCATCAACGCTGGGAACCATTATCGAGTGGTACGATTACGGATTATATGCCGCCGCCTCCGGGCTGATTATTAATAAACTGTTCTTCCCTCAGCTCAGCCAGCTCGGCGGTATGTTGGCGGCCTTTGCCACCTTCGCCATCGGCTTTATTATCCGCCCCGTGGGCGGCATGGTTATTTCACATATTGGCGATAAGTTTGGCCGTAAACCCGCCCTCATCTTCTGTATTTCCATTATGGGGGTGGCCACCGTCGGGGTCGGTCTGCTGCCGACATGGCACAGCATTGGCATATGGGCGCCGATATTATTAATTTTCCTGCGCATTTTACAGGGTTTCGGCGCCGGCGCCGAACTGGCGGGCGCCATTACCTTGGTCGCGGAATACACGCCG
This region includes:
- a CDS encoding enoyl-CoA hydratase/isomerase family protein, translated to MSDNIALYRHGAVAEVVINRPEKMNAMTPEMSEALALLFTRLNEEDAVHVILLRGEGERAFSAGSDLRTLSSYHSAMDFRQRTDYGTTVRRARKPVVAALKGWVLGGGLEMMLAADIRVAGHSAKFGAPEVVRGWVGGGGASQLLPRLVGYGQAMRLLLSGDNIDAQEAWRIGLVEYLVADNEVNDTALSLCQRLAEHHPLAVQAVKSAVRASLSMPLEAGMQYENELTTLCFAVGNYQQGAQRFSQQRS